In Nostoc sp. GT001, a genomic segment contains:
- a CDS encoding protein kinase, producing MVSSIVSIPGYDITEEIYNGSRTLVYRGYRKTDSLPVVIKLLKNSYPSFSDLLQFRNQYTIAKNLNSSAIVQTYSLEAYQNGYALVMEDFGGISLKDYFASYQTLDIRSLQEFLQIAIALCDALDILIHHRIIHKDIKPANVLINPETKEVKLIDFSIASLLPRETQVLMSPNVLEGTLGYLSPEQTGRMNRGIDYRTDFYSLGVTFYELLSGELPFKSHDPMELVHCHIAKLPPVLGERGEGTENREEIPQVLCDIVMKLMAKNAEDRYQSAFGLKYDLENCLHELKETGKIASFPIAQRDVCDRFIIPEKLYGREHEVETLLKAFERVSNPPESHARCFKSAEPPNALAPLTKGELRGSN from the coding sequence ATGGTCAGCAGCATAGTCAGTATTCCCGGATACGACATAACTGAAGAAATCTACAACGGTTCCAGAACTCTAGTTTATCGGGGGTATCGAAAAACTGACTCATTACCTGTAGTAATTAAACTGCTAAAAAATTCATATCCCAGTTTCAGCGATCTGTTGCAGTTTCGCAATCAGTACACAATTGCCAAAAATCTTAACTCATCTGCGATCGTCCAAACCTACAGTCTGGAGGCGTATCAAAATGGTTATGCGTTGGTAATGGAAGATTTTGGTGGGATTTCTCTGAAAGATTATTTTGCTTCTTACCAGACGCTAGATATCAGGTCTTTACAAGAGTTTTTACAAATAGCGATCGCTCTGTGTGATGCATTAGATATTCTAATTCATCATCGGATTATTCACAAAGATATTAAACCCGCCAATGTTTTAATTAATCCAGAAACTAAAGAAGTTAAGTTAATTGACTTTAGTATTGCATCTCTACTGCCACGAGAAACTCAAGTCCTGATGAGTCCTAATGTATTAGAAGGAACACTCGGCTATTTGTCTCCAGAGCAAACTGGAAGAATGAATCGGGGGATTGATTACCGTACTGATTTTTATTCTTTAGGTGTAACTTTTTATGAGTTGCTATCAGGGGAATTACCTTTTAAGTCGCACGATCCGATGGAATTGGTACATTGTCATATTGCCAAACTTCCGCCAGTTTTAGGGGAGAGGGGAGAGGGGACAGAGAATAGGGAAGAGATTCCTCAAGTTCTCTGTGACATTGTGATGAAATTGATGGCGAAAAATGCTGAAGACCGCTATCAGAGTGCATTTGGGCTAAAATATGATTTAGAAAATTGTTTACATGAGCTAAAAGAGACGGGAAAAATTGCGAGTTTCCCAATTGCTCAACGGGATGTGTGCGATCGCTTTATTATCCCAGAAAAACTCTATGGTCGTGAGCATGAAGTGGAAACTCTGCTGAAAGCATTTGAACGTGTTAGCAACCCCCCTGAATCCCACGCCAGATGCTTCAAGTCGGCAGAGCCGCCCAACGCACTGGCTCCCCTTACTAAGGGGGAACTAAGGGGGTCGAATTAA
- a CDS encoding folate/biopterin family MFS transporter — MVDQSSGLSKVKDSITQKLFLGNEPNAELIAILTVYFVQGILGLSRLAVSFFLKDELLLSPVQVSALLGIVFLPWMIKSVFGFISDGLPIFGYRRRPYLILSGILGTASWMSLATIVHTSWAATLAIAFGSLSVAMSDVIVDSLVVERARGESQAKAGSLQSLCWGASAIGGLITAYCSGLLLQYFTTRTVFGITALFPLIVSGVAWLIAESPVSKDAQDSNQTNSLPIKHQLEQLRQAISQKTIWLPTAFIFIWQATPNADSAFFYFATNELHFEPEFLGRVNLVGSFASLAGVWIFQRFLKSIPFRVIFAWSTVLSSLLGMTMLLLVTHTNRLLGIDDHWFSLGDSLILTVMGKIAFMQVMVLAARLCPSGVEATLFALLMSVYNSAGTVSHAFGALITYWLGITATNFESLWLLVLITNLSTLLPLPFIKWLPATEEQTETFKNEEQSFSPDLMSELVLRESKSEILE, encoded by the coding sequence ATGGTAGATCAATCATCTGGCTTGTCCAAGGTCAAAGACTCAATAACACAAAAACTCTTCTTGGGTAATGAACCAAATGCGGAGTTAATTGCAATTCTCACCGTTTACTTTGTCCAAGGAATTTTAGGGCTATCGCGTCTAGCCGTTAGTTTTTTCCTCAAAGATGAATTGCTGTTGAGTCCAGTCCAGGTGTCGGCGCTATTGGGAATTGTCTTCCTACCTTGGATGATCAAGTCGGTGTTTGGTTTTATCTCTGATGGCTTGCCTATATTTGGCTATCGTCGCCGTCCTTACTTGATTTTATCCGGGATACTGGGAACTGCTTCTTGGATGAGTCTGGCCACAATAGTTCATACTAGCTGGGCAGCTACCTTAGCGATCGCTTTTGGTTCTCTCTCCGTCGCCATGAGTGATGTTATCGTTGACTCGCTGGTTGTAGAACGAGCCAGAGGCGAATCGCAAGCAAAAGCCGGTTCACTACAATCTCTGTGCTGGGGTGCTTCTGCGATCGGAGGTTTAATAACAGCCTACTGTAGCGGTCTACTACTCCAATACTTTACTACCCGTACCGTCTTTGGGATTACCGCTTTATTTCCGCTGATCGTTTCAGGAGTGGCTTGGTTAATTGCTGAGTCCCCCGTTAGCAAAGATGCTCAAGATAGTAATCAAACCAACTCTTTGCCAATCAAACATCAACTGGAGCAGCTACGCCAAGCCATTAGTCAAAAAACAATTTGGCTACCAACGGCATTTATCTTCATCTGGCAAGCTACCCCAAATGCTGACTCAGCCTTTTTCTACTTCGCTACCAACGAACTCCACTTTGAACCAGAATTTTTGGGGCGAGTCAACTTGGTGGGAAGTTTCGCTTCTTTGGCAGGTGTTTGGATTTTTCAACGTTTCCTTAAAAGCATCCCTTTTCGCGTGATTTTTGCTTGGAGTACTGTCCTTTCATCACTTTTGGGGATGACGATGCTGTTGTTGGTGACTCACACAAACAGGCTATTGGGTATAGATGACCACTGGTTTAGTTTGGGTGATAGCCTGATTCTGACTGTGATGGGGAAAATTGCCTTTATGCAAGTGATGGTGCTAGCAGCAAGGCTTTGTCCTTCTGGTGTGGAAGCAACATTATTTGCCTTGTTAATGTCAGTCTATAATTCAGCCGGAACAGTTTCCCATGCATTCGGGGCATTAATCACGTATTGGCTGGGGATCACCGCAACAAACTTTGAGTCACTTTGGCTCTTGGTGTTAATTACTAACCTCAGCACGCTGTTACCCCTACCATTTATCAAATGGCTACCTGCGACTGAAGAGCAAACTGAGACATTCAAAAATGAAGAACAATCATTTTCGCCTGATTTGATGTCTGAGTTGGTACTAAGGGAATCAAAGTCGGAAATATTAGAATAG
- a CDS encoding universal stress protein, translating to MSDKSNTGSAGNAPLNSASYSPYTVRRRGKHKIFIGMAPGVGKTYRMLEEGHAFKQEGIDVVVGLLETHGRKETTEKAEGLEIIPRKKYPRGELTLMDMDTDAILKRSPQLVLIDELAHTNVPGSPREKRYEDVEVVLAAGIDVYSTMNVQHLESLNDLVARITGVVVRERVPDRIMDEADEIVVVDVTPETLQERLLEGKIYAQQKIQQSLDNFFQRRNLIALRELALREVADNVEGNAIASTPNGQFCNIHERVLVCVSTYPNSVQLLRRGARLANYMNAPLYTLFVADPERFLTKEESLHIHTCEKLCKEFEGTFLRVTNSNIANAIAEVAEKHRITQIVIGESQRSRWQMLLKGSLTQKLVRLLKNIDLHIIASEKMVSSK from the coding sequence ATGTCAGATAAAAGTAATACTGGTTCGGCTGGGAATGCGCCTTTAAATTCTGCAAGTTACTCGCCTTATACAGTACGACGGCGGGGTAAGCATAAAATCTTTATTGGCATGGCTCCTGGAGTAGGCAAAACCTACCGGATGCTGGAAGAGGGACACGCATTCAAACAGGAAGGAATTGATGTTGTCGTTGGGCTTTTGGAAACCCACGGACGCAAGGAAACAACTGAAAAGGCAGAGGGACTGGAAATTATACCCCGTAAGAAATATCCTCGCGGTGAGTTGACGCTGATGGATATGGATACAGATGCTATTTTAAAGCGATCGCCCCAATTAGTTTTAATCGATGAACTTGCCCATACTAATGTCCCTGGTTCTCCACGCGAAAAGCGCTACGAAGATGTAGAAGTAGTTTTGGCAGCAGGTATTGATGTCTACTCCACAATGAATGTCCAACATCTGGAAAGTCTCAATGACTTAGTAGCTAGAATTACAGGTGTGGTAGTCAGGGAGCGGGTTCCTGACAGGATTATGGATGAAGCAGATGAAATAGTGGTAGTGGATGTCACACCAGAAACGCTGCAAGAACGGTTATTAGAAGGCAAGATTTACGCACAGCAAAAAATCCAACAATCCCTCGATAATTTTTTCCAACGCCGCAACCTAATTGCTTTGCGGGAGTTAGCTTTGCGGGAAGTGGCAGACAACGTGGAAGGAAATGCGATCGCCTCTACTCCCAACGGACAATTTTGTAATATTCACGAGCGGGTTTTGGTGTGTGTTTCTACTTATCCCAACTCAGTACAGCTGTTACGCCGGGGTGCAAGGTTGGCTAACTACATGAACGCGCCGCTTTATACATTGTTCGTTGCCGATCCAGAACGCTTCCTTACGAAGGAGGAAAGCTTACACATCCACACTTGTGAGAAACTATGTAAAGAATTTGAAGGTACTTTTCTTCGTGTTACCAACAGTAATATAGCTAATGCGATCGCTGAAGTCGCCGAGAAACATCGTATCACCCAAATTGTAATTGGAGAAAGTCAGCGATCGCGCTGGCAAATGCTCCTCAAAGGATCTTTGACGCAAAAATTGGTGCGCTTGCTCAAAAACATCGATTTGCATATTATTGCCAGCGAAAAAATGGTTTCATCCAAATAG